The Cohaesibacter intestini genome includes a window with the following:
- the rpsD gene encoding 30S ribosomal protein S4 has protein sequence MSKRHSQKYKIDRRMGENIWGRPKSPVNRREYGPGQHGQRRKGKLSDFGLQLRAKQKLKGYYGNISEKHFLRIYKEASRIKGDTSENLIGLLESRLDAIVYRAKFVPTVFAARQFVNHGHVKVNGKRVNIPSYRLKVGDVVEVRDRSKQLAIVLEATQLAERDVPDYIEADHNKMVATYKAMPQLADVPYPVVMEPNLVVEFYSR, from the coding sequence ATGTCTAAGCGCCATTCGCAGAAATACAAAATTGACCGCCGTATGGGCGAAAATATCTGGGGCCGTCCTAAGTCTCCAGTTAATCGTCGTGAATATGGCCCAGGCCAGCATGGTCAGCGCCGTAAAGGCAAACTGTCTGACTTTGGTCTGCAGCTCCGCGCAAAGCAGAAGCTGAAAGGCTACTACGGCAACATCTCCGAGAAGCACTTCCTGCGCATCTACAAAGAAGCAAGCCGCATCAAGGGCGATACCTCCGAGAACCTGATTGGTCTGCTCGAGTCCCGTCTGGACGCGATCGTATACCGCGCAAAATTCGTTCCTACCGTGTTCGCTGCTCGTCAGTTCGTCAACCACGGCCATGTCAAAGTGAACGGCAAGCGCGTCAACATTCCTTCCTACCGCCTGAAAGTTGGCGATGTCGTGGAAGTGCGTGATCGTTCCAAGCAGCTCGCTATCGTTCTGGAAGCCACCCAGCTGGCCGAGCGCGATGTGCCTGACTATATCGAAGCGGATCACAACAAAATGGTCGCTACCTACAAAGCGATGCCACAGCTGGCTGACGTTCCATACCCTGTTGTCATGGAACCAAACCTCGTGGTCGAATTCTACTCCCGTTAA
- the murI gene encoding glutamate racemase, which translates to MRRAKDPRILVFDSGFGGLSVLSALVATLPYADYVYLADDARFPYGDLRDEALIDGLEVLLAAACADIAPDLIVIACNTASTVALERLRAAFPIPIVGIVPGIKPAARASHSGHFAVLATPGTIRRSLTRDLVRDHAQGCEVDLIACHRLAGLAERFVLEGFCDLDVLRADIVALFEGPNSATIDVVVLGCTHYPLILPMLQKVVEHPVLWLDPAPAVARRVMHLLQQEWQDCLAGERLGAAQITERIRFLATGDGQARLERAWAALVERAA; encoded by the coding sequence ATGCGTCGCGCAAAAGATCCACGCATATTGGTGTTTGATTCCGGCTTTGGTGGCTTGTCAGTGCTTTCGGCGCTGGTCGCCACCCTACCTTATGCGGATTATGTCTATCTGGCCGATGATGCCCGCTTCCCCTATGGGGATTTGCGTGACGAAGCGCTGATCGACGGGCTGGAGGTCTTGCTGGCGGCGGCTTGCGCGGATATTGCCCCCGATCTGATTGTCATTGCTTGCAACACCGCCTCGACCGTTGCGCTCGAGCGGCTGCGGGCCGCATTCCCAATCCCGATTGTCGGAATTGTGCCGGGCATCAAACCCGCGGCGCGGGCGAGCCATAGCGGGCATTTCGCGGTCTTGGCGACACCGGGCACTATCCGTCGGTCGTTGACGCGGGACTTGGTGCGCGATCATGCGCAGGGCTGTGAGGTTGATCTGATTGCCTGTCATCGGCTGGCCGGGCTTGCGGAACGTTTTGTGCTGGAAGGCTTCTGTGATCTCGATGTCCTTCGGGCTGACATAGTGGCTTTGTTTGAGGGGCCAAATTCGGCAACGATTGATGTCGTGGTGTTGGGCTGCACTCATTATCCGTTGATCCTGCCCATGCTGCAGAAGGTGGTGGAGCACCCCGTTCTGTGGCTTGATCCGGCACCGGCGGTGGCACGACGGGTGATGCATTTGCTGCAACAGGAATGGCAGGATTGCCTGGCGGGCGAACGGCTCGGTGCCGCACAAATCACCGAGCGGATCCGTTTTCTGGCGACAGGGGATGGGCAAGCGCGTCTGGAACGCGCCTGGGCGGCTTTGGTTGAACGGGCTGCATAA
- a CDS encoding RNA methyltransferase, translating to MDPVIILVEPQLGENIGTAARAMANFGVTDLRLVRPRDGWPSEKARNAASRADHVIEKTEIFDTLEEALADLDFVYATTARQRDMLKTVRHPVEAAQIMRQEVAKGGKVGILFGRERWGLNNDEVVLANEILTLPVDPDFASLNIAQAVLIICYEWRMSGGERAGSLPFETPDVPRASKDDMVYLFNHLEEALDEVNFFRPPEKREHMVRNLRTIMQKGDWAEQEVRTLRGVIAALQRRHERNHR from the coding sequence ATGGACCCGGTGATCATTCTGGTCGAGCCCCAATTGGGTGAGAATATCGGAACGGCGGCGCGCGCCATGGCCAATTTTGGTGTAACCGACTTGCGGCTGGTGCGGCCGCGTGACGGCTGGCCGAGCGAGAAGGCCCGCAACGCTGCGAGCCGCGCCGATCATGTGATCGAGAAGACCGAGATTTTTGACACCCTCGAAGAAGCACTGGCCGATCTCGATTTTGTCTATGCCACGACTGCCCGCCAGCGGGATATGCTCAAGACCGTGCGCCACCCGGTGGAAGCCGCCCAGATCATGCGGCAGGAAGTGGCAAAAGGCGGTAAGGTCGGCATATTGTTTGGGCGTGAGCGTTGGGGCCTCAACAATGACGAAGTGGTGCTGGCCAACGAAATTCTGACGTTGCCGGTGGATCCGGATTTTGCGTCGCTGAATATTGCGCAGGCCGTTCTGATCATCTGTTATGAATGGCGCATGTCGGGCGGTGAGCGGGCTGGTTCCTTGCCGTTCGAGACGCCGGACGTCCCGCGTGCCAGCAAGGACGACATGGTGTATTTGTTCAACCATCTGGAAGAGGCGCTTGATGAGGTCAATTTCTTCCGCCCCCCAGAAAAGCGCGAGCATATGGTGCGCAACCTGCGAACCATTATGCAGAAGGGCGACTGGGCGGAACAGGAAGTCCGCACGTTGCGTGGCGTGATTGCGGCTTTGCAACGGCGTCATGAGCGCAATCATCGCTAG